The Faecalibacter sp. LW9 genome has a segment encoding these proteins:
- a CDS encoding helix-turn-helix domain-containing protein, translating to MSAKTIKTITQIDGLDAETLLKKFDELENQIKTLKNTNVSDGNKLITRKETSDLLGVSLVTLNNWTKSGILTAYRIGKKIRYKEIEVLQSLQNTNPKK from the coding sequence ATGAGTGCTAAAACAATAAAAACAATTACACAAATAGATGGCTTAGATGCAGAAACATTATTAAAAAAGTTTGATGAATTAGAAAATCAAATTAAAACATTAAAAAATACTAATGTTTCAGACGGTAATAAATTAATTACGAGAAAAGAAACAAGCGATTTGCTCGGTGTTTCTCTTGTTACATTAAACAACTGGACTAAATCAGGGATTTTAACGGCATACCGTATCGGTAAAAAAATAAGATATAAGGAAATCGAAGTATTGCAATCCCTACAAAATACAAATCCTAAAAAATAG
- a CDS encoding site-specific integrase, giving the protein MKVHFIIKNKNNPTNLVCRFKPHQNYDFSTSTGIWVNREDWNATKQQVKQRANTTNKDLINSTLKELEQIIIDKWVKDNLQNTPIPRNWLKVVIDTYFRRANNNELHLIYFTDWVQKFVDDAPKRLYKGKPLAPKTIQNYKVAFAKLQAFENSIKTKIKFENIDLHFYRDFVNYCRDVEKLNPNSIGSIISKIKLWCKNIELDGLPINPQYKHSDFTTLSNKTKDVYLNDLEIDKIYNYDFANDERLDNARDLFIIGLRTGLRVSDFMRLTLTNIDNDIISITTKKTKQPVIIGMHPQIKSILAKRNGNLPRAISDQKFNLYVKDICELVGITEMVEGSLMNKETGRKEVDFYPKYKLISSHTCRRSFASNLYGKVPTKSIMAITGHQTETQFLKYIKITQKEHAEMLIKYWDKETKDKEISPLRIAK; this is encoded by the coding sequence ATGAAAGTTCACTTTATCATAAAAAATAAAAACAATCCTACAAATTTGGTTTGTCGCTTTAAACCTCATCAAAATTATGATTTTTCAACCTCAACGGGGATTTGGGTAAATCGTGAAGATTGGAACGCAACAAAGCAACAAGTTAAACAAAGGGCAAATACAACAAATAAGGATTTAATTAACTCTACATTAAAGGAACTGGAGCAAATTATAATTGATAAATGGGTTAAAGATAATTTACAAAATACACCTATCCCCCGTAATTGGTTAAAGGTTGTTATTGATACATATTTTAGACGTGCTAATAATAACGAGTTGCATTTAATATATTTTACCGACTGGGTGCAAAAGTTTGTAGATGATGCCCCAAAACGATTATACAAGGGTAAACCTTTAGCCCCTAAAACAATTCAAAATTATAAGGTTGCTTTTGCTAAATTACAAGCCTTTGAAAACAGTATAAAAACTAAAATCAAATTTGAAAATATTGATTTGCATTTTTATAGAGATTTTGTAAACTATTGCAGAGATGTAGAAAAGTTAAATCCTAATTCGATAGGCTCAATTATTAGTAAGATTAAATTATGGTGTAAAAATATTGAATTGGACGGGCTACCAATAAACCCACAATATAAACACTCGGATTTTACAACTTTATCCAATAAAACAAAGGACGTTTATTTGAATGATTTAGAGATTGACAAAATATATAACTATGATTTTGCAAATGATGAGCGTTTAGACAATGCAAGGGATTTATTTATAATTGGTTTGCGTACTGGTTTGCGTGTTTCTGACTTTATGCGTTTGACCTTAACTAATATTGATAATGACATTATTAGCATAACCACAAAGAAAACAAAACAACCCGTTATTATTGGTATGCACCCACAAATTAAATCTATTTTAGCGAAAAGAAACGGTAATTTACCCCGTGCTATTTCAGACCAAAAATTTAACCTATATGTGAAAGATATTTGCGAGTTAGTCGGTATTACTGAAATGGTAGAGGGTTCTTTAATGAATAAAGAAACTGGACGAAAAGAAGTAGATTTTTACCCTAAATACAAATTAATTAGTTCGCATACTTGTAGGCGTTCGTTTGCCTCTAATCTTTACGGAAAAGTGCCAACTAAAAGTATTATGGCAATTACGGGACACCAAACAGAAACGCAATTTTTAAAATATATCAAAATTACTCAAAAGGAACATGCTGAAATGTTAATTAAATACTGGGACAAAGAAACAAAAGACAAAGAAATAAGCCCACTAAGAATAGCAAAATAA
- the zupT gene encoding zinc transporter ZupT, which yields MNTPFYFAFGLTLLAGLCTGVGSILSLGYKKFNPKFLGGMLGLSAGVMLYVSFAEIINKAKISLTEVFGEQLGAIYTVVGFFSGILAIILIDKLIPSHDHDHEDENASSVKGNQNQKLYRLGIFSALALAIHNFPEGLATFMSAINEPSYGLSIAFAVAVHNIPEGIAVAIPIYYATKSRKKAFWYSFLSGLAEPIGALIGYFILRQFFDDSIFGIIFSSVAGIMVYISLNELIPTAREYAGQKITMWGILVGMLIMAISLLLFI from the coding sequence ATGAACACCCCTTTTTATTTTGCATTCGGCTTGACCTTATTAGCAGGTTTATGTACGGGTGTGGGAAGTATTCTTTCGTTAGGGTACAAAAAGTTTAACCCCAAGTTTCTAGGCGGAATGCTTGGTCTTTCGGCTGGAGTTATGCTTTATGTTTCATTTGCAGAAATTATTAATAAAGCCAAAATCTCACTAACTGAAGTTTTTGGAGAACAATTAGGCGCAATATATACGGTTGTCGGTTTTTTCTCTGGTATTTTAGCGATCATTCTTATTGATAAATTAATTCCTTCCCACGATCATGATCATGAGGATGAAAACGCATCTTCGGTCAAAGGAAATCAAAATCAAAAATTATATCGCCTGGGAATTTTTTCAGCATTAGCCTTAGCTATTCATAATTTTCCTGAAGGATTAGCCACTTTTATGAGCGCTATTAATGAACCTTCTTATGGATTATCAATTGCTTTTGCAGTAGCTGTTCATAATATTCCTGAAGGAATAGCAGTTGCCATTCCGATTTATTATGCAACGAAATCACGAAAGAAAGCTTTTTGGTATTCTTTTTTATCTGGACTTGCAGAACCTATTGGAGCATTAATTGGGTATTTTATCCTAAGGCAATTTTTCGATGATTCAATCTTCGGAATTATATTTTCATCCGTTGCAGGAATCATGGTTTATATTTCGTTAAACGAGTTAATACCGACGGCTCGTGAATATGCGGGACAAAAAATCACCATGTGGGGTATATTAGTCGGAATGCTTATTATGGCCATCAGTTTATTACTATTCATATAA
- a CDS encoding mechanosensitive ion channel family protein, with protein sequence MEILDKSLQSDVYNTFLDFVLTLGLSTYNTYMVTSVLLSLVLLLVLYAVDYVLRKVLLLVVTDFISRSKTQLDDLLIKNKVLQFISHLVPIIVAKAAVPLIFMGFPNWIIYSIKIVDIALILTVCLLLINILKAFRDLLKTKSAFADKPLDSYLQVASIILYSIGGILTYSIITGESPKSFLVSLGAASAILMLVFKDSILGFVASIQVSSNDMVRVGDWIEMSKYGADGNVIQINLSTVKVQNFDKTITTIPTYALISDSFKNYRGMQNAGGRRIKRSINLKMSSIRFLEEHEIEELKRIDLLKPYIEQRSQEIKAFNDKNSFDSTMKVNGRRMTNIGLFREYIKAYTYQNPHIHKDYHFIVRQMQPTEHGLPIELFMFTNTTVWVEFEGIVGDIFDHLFAVVPFFKLEIFELPASDDIRGLVNHIEIKKGES encoded by the coding sequence ATGGAAATATTAGATAAGAGTTTGCAGAGCGATGTGTATAATACTTTTTTGGATTTTGTACTTACCTTGGGATTGTCCACGTATAATACCTATATGGTAACCTCAGTTTTACTGTCTTTGGTATTACTTCTTGTATTATATGCAGTAGATTATGTTTTACGAAAAGTGCTTTTATTAGTAGTAACGGATTTTATCAGTCGAAGTAAAACCCAATTGGATGATCTGTTGATTAAAAATAAAGTTTTACAATTTATATCTCATCTGGTTCCCATTATTGTTGCAAAAGCGGCTGTACCATTGATTTTTATGGGATTTCCAAATTGGATCATCTATTCGATAAAAATAGTCGACATCGCCTTAATCCTTACAGTTTGCCTCCTTTTAATTAATATTTTAAAAGCTTTTAGAGATTTATTGAAAACAAAGTCAGCATTTGCTGATAAACCTTTGGACAGTTATCTTCAAGTTGCAAGTATAATTTTATACAGTATAGGAGGAATTTTAACGTATTCCATCATTACGGGCGAGTCGCCCAAATCTTTTTTGGTTTCATTAGGAGCGGCTTCGGCTATTTTAATGTTAGTTTTTAAAGATTCGATTCTCGGATTTGTGGCAAGTATACAAGTTTCTTCGAATGATATGGTTCGTGTAGGAGATTGGATCGAGATGTCAAAATATGGTGCTGATGGAAATGTGATTCAAATTAATTTAAGTACCGTAAAAGTTCAAAATTTTGATAAAACCATCACGACCATCCCAACTTATGCATTGATTTCGGATTCATTTAAAAATTACCGTGGAATGCAAAATGCAGGTGGACGTCGTATTAAACGATCAATTAATCTGAAAATGTCTTCGATTCGATTTTTAGAAGAACATGAAATTGAGGAATTAAAACGAATTGATCTTTTAAAGCCTTACATCGAACAACGTTCTCAAGAAATCAAAGCGTTTAATGATAAGAATTCATTTGATTCGACCATGAAAGTGAACGGTCGTCGAATGACAAATATCGGATTGTTTCGAGAGTATATAAAAGCGTATACTTATCAAAATCCACACATTCATAAAGATTATCATTTTATCGTTCGTCAAATGCAACCCACCGAACATGGATTACCGATTGAGTTATTTATGTTTACAAATACAACCGTTTGGGTCGAATTTGAAGGGATCGTTGGTGATATTTTTGATCATTTGTTTGCCGTAGTTCCTTTTTTTAAACTCGAGATTTTTGAGCTTCCTGCATCAGATGATATCCGAGGGTTAGTAAATCATATTGAAATAAAAAAAGGTGAATCTTAA
- a CDS encoding DUF2339 domain-containing protein — protein sequence MFTISSLLPYLKGKLFDTKHIILYIAQNFYFVAIGILSYTHYYTSFISIAPFIAMVTNFIVLGLTYRKDGVLNNVSLSLVIAWVTLCIGIEFDAHVIPILWAIQSTLLLYLWRRLNNPIFKVGFIALVPFFIISLCINWSNYIFNETHYALIFNPIFTSSSFVFICSIINIYLIKDFQDTERIFGFNLYSAKNIFSIVSILFMYLGLLFEIIYQTDKYFSAHFVAGIALLYSIYFISIILMFNRAFNINTYTKYSLGINNFGLMLIYPLIIQIHSEILLENQPLSYYIFYLLYVIPFGYFSYQFFNQSEFRLLKKNQFNQWFVFIVSAFIISYELFNFYMIVSTSRNDLQTFNHHETIYRMVILPIVWAIMGFALINFGYRKGEKNLPLMGFGLFGLIVIKLYVIDVWEMSNGLRVISFIVLGMLILLTSFMYQKLKRVFNQLFEAQDEKKGES from the coding sequence ATGTTTACGATTTCTTCTCTTTTGCCTTACCTAAAAGGAAAGCTATTTGATACGAAACATATCATCTTGTACATTGCCCAAAACTTTTATTTCGTTGCGATCGGAATATTAAGTTACACCCATTATTATACATCGTTTATATCAATTGCTCCTTTCATCGCAATGGTTACTAATTTTATTGTATTAGGATTAACCTATCGAAAAGATGGTGTATTAAATAATGTTTCGCTCAGCCTAGTCATCGCATGGGTCACTTTATGCATCGGCATTGAATTTGATGCACATGTGATTCCAATTCTTTGGGCCATTCAATCTACATTATTGTTGTATTTATGGAGACGTTTGAATAATCCAATATTCAAAGTTGGGTTTATCGCCCTCGTTCCCTTCTTTATCATTTCCTTATGCATCAATTGGTCGAATTATATTTTTAATGAGACCCATTATGCGTTAATCTTTAATCCCATTTTTACGAGCAGCAGTTTTGTATTTATTTGTTCCATCATCAACATCTATCTGATAAAAGATTTTCAAGATACAGAACGAATTTTTGGTTTCAATCTATACTCGGCTAAAAATATCTTTTCGATTGTTTCCATTTTGTTCATGTATTTAGGACTTTTGTTTGAAATCATTTATCAAACCGATAAATACTTTAGTGCGCATTTTGTAGCCGGTATTGCACTACTTTATTCCATTTATTTTATATCAATTATTCTGATGTTTAATCGGGCATTTAATATTAACACGTACACTAAATATAGCTTAGGGATTAACAATTTTGGATTAATGCTAATTTATCCACTCATCATACAAATTCATTCCGAAATTCTTCTCGAAAATCAACCCTTGAGTTATTATATCTTCTATTTGCTGTATGTGATTCCTTTTGGATATTTTAGTTATCAATTTTTTAATCAATCGGAATTTAGATTGCTTAAAAAAAATCAATTTAATCAATGGTTTGTATTTATTGTTTCAGCGTTTATTATTAGTTACGAATTGTTTAATTTTTATATGATTGTTTCAACATCACGAAATGATTTACAAACTTTCAATCATCATGAAACCATCTATCGAATGGTCATTTTACCTATTGTATGGGCTATTATGGGATTTGCATTGATCAATTTTGGGTATAGGAAAGGGGAAAAAAATCTACCCCTTATGGGATTTGGACTTTTCGGATTAATTGTCATAAAATTATATGTCATTGATGTTTGGGAAATGAGCAATGGATTACGCGTGATTTCTTTTATTGTTTTAGGAATGCTTATTTTACTTACTTCGTTTATGTATCAAAAATTAAAACGAGTCTTCAATCAATTGTTTGAAGCACAAGATGAAAAAAAAGGTGAATCTTAA
- a CDS encoding DUF2339 domain-containing protein → MGIIALIVIIIIVILFQQKINKLENQIDDLNARINHIREELDQKNQCEKTSHQKLPSENIPSCLYHVEKHETSPPLSKLTSANEIPQHLNSNPSPLPSAPTFIERTIDFLKENFLTIVGIITLVLGIGYFVKYAIDQNWINETLRVVIGIGIGFLIIGTGHYLQKKYSVFSSIVVGGGVSVLYFTLTIAFREYHMFTQQLTFVLLAFVTLLSIILSYIYNQQTLVIFSILGGFAAPLMVSTGESNYIFLFTYLGILNLGTLFIAWKKDWIVIRFIAFILTALFFIF, encoded by the coding sequence ATGGGAATTATAGCACTCATCGTCATCATTATTATCGTCATTCTTTTTCAGCAAAAAATAAATAAGCTGGAGAATCAAATTGATGACCTCAACGCACGAATAAATCATATCAGAGAAGAACTTGATCAGAAAAATCAATGTGAGAAGACCTCGCATCAAAAGCTTCCTTCGGAAAATATCCCTAGTTGCCTTTATCATGTTGAAAAGCATGAAACATCTCCGCCATTATCAAAACTCACATCAGCGAATGAAATCCCTCAACATTTAAATTCTAATCCATCTCCTTTACCCTCTGCTCCAACTTTTATTGAAAGAACGATCGATTTTTTAAAAGAAAATTTTTTAACTATCGTTGGCATCATCACCTTAGTACTTGGAATAGGATATTTTGTAAAGTATGCCATTGATCAAAATTGGATTAATGAAACCCTACGGGTTGTGATTGGAATTGGAATTGGATTTCTTATCATCGGAACAGGCCATTATCTGCAGAAAAAATATTCAGTTTTTTCATCGATCGTGGTCGGTGGTGGGGTATCCGTCTTGTATTTTACCCTTACCATTGCTTTTCGAGAATACCACATGTTTACACAACAACTGACTTTTGTACTTCTTGCTTTCGTGACTCTCTTATCGATCATACTTTCTTATATATACAATCAGCAAACCTTGGTGATCTTTTCTATTTTGGGAGGATTTGCAGCACCGCTCATGGTCAGTACAGGAGAAAGTAACTATATTTTCTTGTTTACATATTTGGGCATTTTAAACCTAGGAACATTATTTATTGCATGGAAAAAAGATTGGATCGTTATTCGATTCATAGCATTTATACTAACCGCACTATTCTTTATTTTTTGA
- the porQ gene encoding type IX secretion system protein PorQ, with translation MFKNLYTLLFLFSTLAVSAQDGTRVYEFLNLSNSARQTALGGYNVTAWDADPNNALANPALMNAEMHGQFAVNYLTQIADVKNATFSGVYRISDYDYISVNGQYLDYGDMVGTDEIGTVTGNFKAQDAAITLGYAREIADYWTVGANLKYINSTIETYKSSAVAADIGVSYHDFDDRVKIGLVFKNIGKQIQTYSGKVEPMPFQVNLGIAHELEYVPLELNLTLHDLQKFDISQSYNKSGQEVNVGRKIADHIAVGAELFPGRDFNLRLGYNFKRGNELAVDGIRSFSGLTYGFGFRMNALRIEFGHSNFHTSGGANHFSLLINLDRLIQGRDYWRSSPWR, from the coding sequence ATGTTTAAAAATTTATATACATTATTGTTTCTCTTTTCGACTTTAGCTGTATCAGCTCAAGATGGTACACGCGTATATGAATTTTTGAACTTATCCAATTCTGCTCGTCAAACTGCTTTAGGAGGGTATAATGTAACCGCTTGGGATGCTGATCCCAACAACGCATTAGCTAATCCTGCGTTGATGAATGCCGAAATGCACGGACAATTTGCTGTAAATTATTTAACGCAGATTGCTGATGTAAAAAATGCAACATTTTCGGGCGTGTATCGAATTTCAGATTACGATTATATCTCAGTAAATGGTCAATATTTAGATTATGGGGATATGGTGGGTACAGATGAAATTGGTACTGTAACGGGTAACTTTAAAGCACAAGATGCAGCAATTACCTTAGGTTATGCACGCGAAATAGCTGATTATTGGACAGTGGGTGCAAATCTTAAATACATTAATTCAACCATCGAAACGTATAAATCCTCTGCTGTTGCTGCAGATATAGGAGTTTCTTATCATGACTTTGATGATCGTGTAAAGATTGGTTTAGTTTTTAAGAATATTGGAAAACAAATTCAAACCTACAGTGGGAAAGTAGAACCTATGCCATTTCAAGTGAATTTAGGGATTGCTCATGAATTAGAATATGTTCCTTTAGAACTGAATTTAACATTACACGACTTACAAAAATTTGATATTTCACAATCCTATAATAAATCAGGACAGGAAGTGAACGTTGGAAGAAAAATAGCAGATCATATTGCAGTGGGAGCTGAACTCTTTCCTGGTAGAGACTTTAATTTACGTTTAGGTTATAATTTCAAACGTGGAAATGAATTGGCTGTAGATGGAATTCGTTCTTTCTCGGGACTGACGTATGGTTTTGGTTTTCGTATGAATGCTTTACGTATAGAGTTTGGTCATAGCAATTTTCATACTTCGGGTGGAGCAAATCACTTTAGTTTATTAATTAATTTGGATCGGCTAATTCAAGGTAGAGATTATTGGAGAAGTAGCCCATGGCGTTAA
- the cmk gene encoding (d)CMP kinase: MKQNLIIAIDGHSSTGKSSLSKLIAKNLGYTHIDSGAMYRAVTLFALQNEYIVDNKVEVEKLVPRLPEINIEFRYNPASNRNETFLNHTNVEHEIRGLEVSSMVSPIAVIPEVRDYCVALQQKMGEKGGIVMDGRDIGTTVFPNADLKLFITASAEIRAKRRFLEYEREGKNISFDEVLANVQERDRIDSSREYSPLRKAEDAIEVDNSNLNLEETVEAVMQIISNYTK, from the coding sequence ATGAAACAAAATTTAATTATAGCGATAGATGGTCATTCATCGACAGGGAAAAGTTCTTTGTCAAAACTCATTGCCAAAAACTTGGGATATACTCATATCGATAGTGGTGCAATGTATAGAGCAGTTACTTTATTTGCCCTACAGAATGAATATATCGTAGATAATAAGGTAGAGGTAGAAAAATTAGTACCTCGTTTACCTGAAATTAACATTGAATTTAGATATAATCCTGCTTCAAATCGAAACGAAACATTTTTAAACCATACGAATGTGGAGCATGAGATCAGAGGGTTAGAAGTGTCTTCGATGGTTAGTCCTATTGCTGTTATTCCAGAGGTACGCGATTATTGTGTAGCATTGCAACAAAAAATGGGAGAAAAAGGAGGTATTGTTATGGATGGTCGTGATATTGGTACAACAGTATTTCCAAATGCAGACTTAAAATTGTTTATTACAGCATCTGCAGAAATTCGTGCAAAGCGTCGTTTCTTAGAATATGAACGCGAAGGAAAAAATATTTCTTTTGATGAGGTATTAGCAAATGTCCAAGAAAGAGATCGTATTGATTCATCGAGAGAGTACTCACCTTTACGTAAAGCAGAAGACGCCATTGAAGTGGATAACTCCAATCTTAATTTAGAGGAAACCGTTGAAGCCGTAATGCAAATTATTTCAAATTATACAAAATAA
- a CDS encoding nitrilase-related carbon-nitrogen hydrolase, whose translation MIENKANLKISLIQYDVIWEDAKANHDYLDKLLEGHESDLILLPEMFASGFSMAVDKIGEKPYGPTFEWMRYKANTLNCAIAGSVSTLEGDKYYNRFYFISPNNGIYIYDKKHLFSYGKEATVYSAGDKIVTIDYKGWKIRPIVCYDLRFPVWIRNTEENPYDLLLCNASWPKARREAWISLLKARAIENMAYVAGVNRIGVDGYNLEYKGDSHMFNTLGEELEVINTHPEILQFEIDKEKQDKTRQHFNFLNDRDSFYFG comes from the coding sequence ATGATTGAAAATAAAGCAAATTTAAAAATTAGTCTTATCCAATATGACGTCATTTGGGAAGATGCCAAGGCGAATCATGATTATTTGGATAAATTGCTAGAAGGGCATGAATCAGATCTCATTTTATTACCTGAAATGTTTGCTTCAGGATTTTCTATGGCTGTAGATAAAATTGGTGAGAAACCTTATGGACCGACCTTCGAATGGATGAGATATAAAGCTAATACATTAAATTGTGCGATTGCAGGAAGTGTTTCCACCTTAGAAGGGGATAAATATTATAATCGCTTTTATTTCATAAGTCCTAATAATGGAATATATATCTACGATAAAAAACATTTGTTTTCATACGGTAAAGAAGCCACAGTCTATTCAGCAGGTGATAAAATTGTAACGATTGATTACAAAGGCTGGAAAATACGTCCTATTGTTTGTTATGATTTACGATTCCCAGTTTGGATTCGAAATACGGAAGAAAATCCATATGATTTATTGCTATGCAATGCCAGTTGGCCAAAAGCGCGCCGAGAGGCTTGGATTTCGCTTTTAAAAGCACGAGCGATTGAAAATATGGCATATGTTGCTGGAGTAAATAGAATAGGTGTAGATGGCTATAATTTAGAATATAAAGGTGATTCGCATATGTTCAACACCTTGGGAGAAGAACTAGAGGTAATCAATACACATCCTGAAATTTTACAATTCGAAATTGATAAAGAAAAACAGGATAAAACACGCCAGCATTTTAATTTCTTAAATGATCGTGACTCCTTTTATTTTGGATAG
- a CDS encoding phosphatase PAP2 family protein: MQNKDIIQRIWPFFLFFFIFIFLGLALIQYFGRNQLHLAINQYHHPIADQFFKFYTEFGTTGMFILLIFYIVWKKNWITLGYIAITEIIAGLSNVFVKKAFFKHVHRPSYYFYQNNIELYLPADAQLQIPYTFPSGHTLLAIIITMTLCTMTNNRLLQGIFSLHFIGIAYSRMYLSKHFMIDTLGGAVLGMFTFILVFYLLNNSNKKFLHHPIIKQNK; the protein is encoded by the coding sequence ATGCAAAACAAAGACATCATCCAAAGAATATGGCCTTTCTTCTTATTCTTTTTTATATTTATATTCCTTGGGTTAGCACTTATCCAATATTTTGGTCGCAATCAATTGCATTTAGCCATCAATCAATATCATCATCCGATAGCAGACCAATTTTTTAAATTCTATACTGAATTTGGTACCACAGGAATGTTTATTTTATTAATATTCTACATCGTGTGGAAAAAGAACTGGATCACACTTGGCTACATTGCCATCACTGAAATTATTGCTGGACTATCTAATGTTTTTGTAAAAAAAGCCTTCTTTAAACATGTACATCGTCCATCTTATTATTTTTACCAAAATAATATAGAGCTTTATCTACCTGCAGATGCACAATTACAAATTCCTTATACATTTCCATCAGGCCATACGCTATTAGCGATTATCATTACGATGACATTATGCACTATGACGAACAATCGTTTATTACAAGGTATTTTTTCTTTACATTTCATCGGTATCGCCTACAGTCGTATGTATCTTTCAAAACATTTTATGATTGATACATTAGGTGGTGCAGTGCTTGGAATGTTTACGTTTATTTTAGTATTTTATTTACTTAATAATTCCAATAAAAAATTTCTTCATCACCCCATTATTAAACAAAACAAATGA
- the rplT gene encoding 50S ribosomal protein L20 — protein MPRSVNAVASRARRKRVLKLAKGYFGRRKNVWTVAKNAVEKGLQYAYRDRRQKKRNFRALWIQRINAGARLHGMSYSQFIGATKKAGIELNRKVLADLAMNHPEAFKAIVEKVK, from the coding sequence ATGCCAAGATCAGTAAATGCTGTAGCGTCTAGAGCGCGTAGAAAAAGAGTTTTAAAACTTGCTAAAGGATATTTCGGAAGACGTAAAAACGTTTGGACTGTTGCTAAAAATGCAGTTGAAAAAGGTTTACAATACGCTTACCGTGATAGACGTCAAAAGAAAAGAAATTTCCGTGCGTTATGGATTCAAAGAATTAACGCAGGTGCAAGATTACACGGAATGTCTTATTCTCAATTCATTGGAGCTACTAAAAAGGCAGGTATCGAATTAAACCGTAAAGTTTTAGCGGATTTAGCGATGAACCACCCAGAAGCTTTCAAAGCAATCGTAGAAAAAGTAAAATAA
- the rpmI gene encoding 50S ribosomal protein L35, whose amino-acid sequence MPKLKTKSGAKKRFKLTGTGKIKRKHAFKSHILTKKETKQKRNLTHTGLVDQADVHSVKQQLRLK is encoded by the coding sequence ATGCCAAAATTAAAAACTAAATCTGGAGCGAAAAAACGTTTCAAATTAACAGGAACAGGTAAAATTAAAAGAAAACACGCTTTTAAAAGCCACATCCTAACTAAAAAAGAGACTAAACAAAAGAGAAATTTAACTCACACTGGTTTAGTTGATCAAGCTGACGTACACTCAGTAAAACAACAATTAAGATTAAAATAA
- the infC gene encoding translation initiation factor IF-3 has product MKEDQHKINDKIDAPEVRVVGEGIEPGVYPIAKALDLANEQGLDLVMISEKAVPPVCRVVEYKKFLYEQKKKEKELKTKQQKVVVKEIRFGPQTDDHDYEFKKRHAKAFLEEGSKLKAYVFFKGRSIIFKDQGEILLLRLAQELEEVGKVEQMPKLEGKRMIMMMGPKK; this is encoded by the coding sequence ATTAAGGAAGATCAACATAAGATCAATGATAAGATTGACGCGCCTGAAGTGCGTGTTGTTGGAGAAGGCATTGAACCTGGTGTATACCCAATCGCAAAGGCGTTAGATTTAGCTAACGAACAAGGATTAGATTTGGTAATGATCAGTGAAAAAGCTGTTCCACCTGTTTGTCGTGTCGTAGAGTACAAAAAGTTCTTATACGAACAAAAGAAAAAAGAGAAAGAATTAAAAACGAAACAACAAAAAGTTGTAGTTAAAGAAATTCGTTTTGGTCCTCAAACTGATGATCACGATTACGAATTCAAAAAACGTCACGCTAAAGCTTTCTTAGAAGAAGGATCTAAATTAAAAGCCTACGTTTTCTTTAAAGGACGTTCAATTATCTTTAAAGATCAAGGAGAGATCTTATTATTACGTTTAGCTCAAGAACTTGAAGAAGTTGGTAAAGTTGAACAAATGCCTAAATTAGAAGGTAAAAGAATGATTATGATGATGGGACCTAAAAAATAA